A genomic stretch from Acidobacteriota bacterium includes:
- a CDS encoding CPBP family intramembrane glutamic endopeptidase produces the protein MTLKSLKRQLDIFMTALVPFAIASLAFAFLNPKRWDHAILLAGIRIALLFTLALIMRKKPTVSAGAMLPGFVLVMLAGDPAAQGFMEKTMISTVFFIMFLGPGEELLFRGYIQSRLNSAWRRPFRFYGVSWGWGVIMTSALFGLMHVLSLGDLIGGDWRLSWSSGFWTFFSGLVYSYVREKSGGILVPALLHGFPQAIAYSIMMSAP, from the coding sequence TTGACCCTGAAGAGTCTGAAGCGCCAACTGGATATTTTCATGACGGCGCTTGTGCCTTTCGCGATCGCTTCCCTGGCCTTTGCCTTTCTCAACCCCAAACGATGGGATCACGCAATTCTCCTGGCGGGAATCCGCATCGCGCTTCTTTTCACACTGGCTCTCATCATGAGGAAAAAACCGACGGTCTCCGCCGGCGCCATGCTTCCGGGATTTGTTCTTGTCATGCTCGCCGGAGATCCCGCAGCGCAGGGGTTCATGGAAAAAACCATGATCTCGACCGTTTTCTTTATCATGTTCCTGGGACCCGGCGAAGAGCTGCTGTTCCGGGGATACATCCAGTCGCGGCTGAATTCAGCCTGGAGACGGCCGTTTCGCTTCTATGGAGTTTCGTGGGGCTGGGGCGTTATCATGACCTCGGCTCTGTTCGGATTGATGCATGTTTTGAGCCTCGGCGATCTGATTGGGGGCGACTGGCGCTTGTCGTGGAGCTCCGGATTCTGGACATTCTTCAGCGGACTGGTCTACAGCTACGTCCGGGAGAAATCCGGCGGCATTCTCGTCCCCGCGCTCCTCCACGGCTTCCCTCAAGCCATTGCGTACAGCATCATGATGTCGGCTCCGTAA
- a CDS encoding DUF2934 domain-containing protein, giving the protein MAKTTKTTKSPKTVKAAPRTRKKPDPVKIQEEISRRAHEICMERGDGPGDALSDWLQAEREIKKKHKLK; this is encoded by the coding sequence ATGGCAAAAACGACCAAAACCACGAAATCGCCGAAAACCGTAAAAGCAGCGCCCCGGACCCGGAAAAAACCGGATCCCGTAAAAATACAGGAAGAAATTTCCAGGCGTGCCCACGAAATCTGTATGGAAAGAGGCGACGGGCCGGGAGATGCTCTTTCCGACTGGCTGCAGGCGGAACGAGAAATCAAGAAAAAGCACAAGCTGAAGTAG
- a CDS encoding aminopeptidase P family protein, with translation MFSADIYVARRNRLKERIKSGLLLFLGNDESPMNYADNTYHFRQDSTFLYYFGLDFAGLAAVIDLDDGTETIFGTELTVEDIVWMGTQPTLIEKSRLVGVQKTAPAARLAEMLSVAKKSGRTVHFLPPYRPENKLKLLDLLGIPPAQAAQSASVEFIRAVVDQRNIKSAEEIAEIDRASDVSVDMHVAAMTAARPGMKEYELVAEVQRVAQAAGCGLAFPIILTVNGQTLHNHYHGNTLKNGDLVLCDFGAETARHYAADLSSTFPVDPVYSPRQREICGLSLDAYNAAVAMLKPGVPFRDVHLTACRVIARGLKDLGLMKGDVDEAVAQGAHAMFFPCGTGHMMGLDVHDMEDLGEVYVGYDGEPKSTQFGLKSLRLARPLEPGFVLTVEPGIYFIPELMDKWRSEGKFMDFLNYDKMNAYRGFSGVRNEESFLITPEGCRRMGKDKPKSIEDVEALRR, from the coding sequence ATGTTTTCAGCAGATATTTATGTCGCAAGACGCAACCGGTTGAAGGAGCGCATCAAATCAGGATTGCTTCTGTTCCTGGGCAACGATGAAAGCCCGATGAACTATGCCGACAACACCTATCATTTCCGCCAGGACAGTACGTTTTTGTATTATTTCGGACTCGACTTTGCCGGCCTGGCCGCGGTCATCGACCTTGACGACGGCACGGAGACCATCTTCGGCACCGAACTTACGGTCGAGGACATTGTCTGGATGGGAACCCAGCCCACGCTGATCGAAAAAAGCCGTCTGGTCGGCGTTCAGAAAACGGCGCCGGCGGCCCGGCTCGCCGAGATGCTGTCTGTTGCCAAGAAAAGCGGCCGCACCGTTCACTTCCTGCCGCCCTACCGCCCCGAAAACAAGCTGAAACTTCTGGATCTTCTGGGGATTCCGCCGGCGCAGGCGGCCCAATCCGCGTCCGTTGAGTTCATCCGTGCCGTTGTCGATCAGCGGAACATCAAGTCCGCGGAGGAAATCGCTGAGATCGACAGAGCCTCGGACGTCTCCGTCGACATGCACGTCGCCGCAATGACGGCCGCCCGGCCGGGTATGAAAGAATATGAACTTGTTGCCGAAGTGCAGCGTGTTGCCCAAGCGGCCGGATGCGGCCTGGCCTTTCCCATCATTTTGACCGTCAACGGGCAGACCCTTCACAACCACTATCACGGCAACACCCTGAAAAATGGAGATCTCGTGCTTTGCGATTTCGGCGCCGAAACCGCCCGGCATTACGCCGCCGACCTGTCGAGCACCTTCCCGGTCGACCCGGTTTATTCCCCCCGCCAGCGGGAGATTTGCGGGCTGTCCCTGGACGCCTACAACGCCGCCGTCGCCATGCTCAAGCCCGGAGTGCCGTTCCGTGATGTCCATCTCACCGCCTGCCGAGTCATCGCCCGGGGATTGAAGGATCTGGGCCTCATGAAGGGCGATGTCGACGAGGCGGTGGCCCAGGGGGCCCATGCCATGTTCTTCCCCTGCGGGACCGGCCACATGATGGGACTCGATGTCCACGATATGGAGGATCTGGGCGAAGTCTATGTGGGATATGACGGTGAACCCAAAAGCACCCAGTTCGGCCTGAAATCACTGCGCCTGGCCCGGCCCCTGGAACCGGGATTCGTTCTGACCGTCGAGCCGGGGATTTACTTTATCCCGGAATTGATGGACAAGTGGCGTTCCGAGGGCAAGTTCATGGACTTCCTGAACTATGACAAGATGAATGCCTACCGCGGGTTCAGCGGCGTGCGCAATGAGGAGAGCTTCCTCATCACGCCCGAAGGTTGCCGCCGCATGGGGAAGGACAAACCCAAAAGCATCGAGGACGTCGAAGCCCTGCGCCGGTAG
- a CDS encoding YhjD/YihY/BrkB family envelope integrity protein codes for MKRPNDRRQKIRRRAAPAWDLLVDAVGRFSRNGDGNQAAAIALYAILSLIPLFILSILVISRFFGANPEVQQEVLDGIHAVHPFLSDELMAQLGVIEEKRQVLGWAGLVSLLWFASMIFGVVEKALDIVFRSPTERSYLKSKILAMAMIPAAWAAGIASVVLTSLAVRLTELPWVRALWPPGFDFLRGIVFGYMVPFFLVVLIAAVGYRIIPTRKIRMARVFTGAAVFAVLMEAAKHFFTWYIARHTRYSVIFGSLETVVILVIWVFYVALIFLFCAELIAAFERRHLVLLEKSMLGHKAPAAGIEDRLYAKFGCLYPRGAYLFREGDAGREIFHILSGRVRVEKESAPAKKFLTEIGPGEYIGEMAALTGTPRTASAVAVEDSRIAVIDERTFRDLLRESEHIAVLMLKEFSRRLKNTNDSLDELNQTRTRLLALLILAADQPFEKGREPTVAGIAALTGEDADDLRQVMAGLVEEGWLTLKDGKVTAIKMDAIREAVRSREFPA; via the coding sequence ATGAAGAGACCGAACGATCGCCGTCAGAAAATCCGCCGGAGGGCCGCTCCGGCCTGGGATCTTCTGGTTGACGCCGTCGGCCGATTCAGCCGAAACGGCGACGGCAACCAGGCGGCGGCCATCGCCCTTTATGCCATCCTCTCGCTGATTCCGCTGTTCATCCTCTCCATTCTGGTCATCAGCCGTTTTTTCGGCGCCAACCCGGAAGTGCAGCAGGAGGTTCTGGACGGCATTCACGCGGTCCATCCGTTTTTATCCGATGAACTGATGGCCCAGTTGGGTGTGATCGAGGAAAAGCGACAGGTCCTGGGGTGGGCCGGGTTGGTGAGTCTGCTCTGGTTTGCCTCCATGATTTTCGGTGTCGTCGAAAAAGCGCTGGACATCGTCTTCCGCTCGCCGACGGAACGCAGCTATCTGAAGTCCAAGATTCTGGCCATGGCCATGATCCCAGCGGCCTGGGCCGCCGGCATCGCCAGCGTGGTGCTCACATCCCTGGCGGTCCGGCTGACGGAACTTCCCTGGGTTCGGGCGCTCTGGCCGCCCGGTTTCGACTTCCTGCGCGGAATCGTTTTCGGCTACATGGTACCCTTTTTTCTTGTGGTTCTTATCGCCGCGGTTGGATACCGGATCATTCCGACCCGGAAAATCCGTATGGCCCGGGTCTTCACCGGCGCCGCCGTGTTTGCCGTTCTCATGGAAGCGGCCAAGCATTTTTTCACCTGGTACATCGCCCGCCACACCCGCTACAGTGTGATCTTCGGCTCGCTGGAAACTGTCGTGATCCTGGTGATCTGGGTCTTCTACGTGGCGCTGATTTTTCTTTTTTGCGCGGAACTCATCGCCGCGTTTGAACGGAGGCATCTCGTTCTCCTGGAAAAATCCATGCTGGGACACAAGGCGCCCGCGGCCGGGATCGAGGATCGTCTGTATGCGAAGTTCGGCTGTCTCTATCCCCGGGGCGCTTATCTTTTCCGGGAAGGGGATGCAGGGCGGGAGATCTTCCATATCCTGTCCGGCCGGGTCCGGGTGGAAAAAGAGTCGGCTCCGGCAAAAAAGTTCCTGACCGAGATCGGCCCCGGAGAGTACATCGGGGAAATGGCGGCCTTGACCGGGACGCCCCGGACAGCCTCCGCCGTGGCCGTCGAAGACAGCCGGATCGCGGTGATCGACGAACGGACTTTCCGCGATCTTTTGAGGGAGAGCGAGCACATCGCCGTTCTGATGCTGAAGGAGTTTTCCCGGCGCCTAAAAAACACCAATGACTCTTTGGACGAATTGAATCAAACCCGGACCCGGCTCTTGGCCCTTCTCATCCTTGCCGCCGACCAGCCTTTCGAGAAAGGCCGCGAACCCACGGTCGCGGGCATTGCGGCCTTGACGGGAGAGGATGCGGACGATCTCCGACAGGTCATGGCCGGGCTGGTCGAGGAGGGCTGGTTGACTCTCAAGGACGGGAAAGTTACGGCTATCAAGATGGATGCCATTCGGGAGGCCGTCCGAAGCCGGGAATTTCCAGCCTAG
- a CDS encoding TrkA family potassium uptake protein encodes MKKIVIIGLGSFGINLVRTLSQEKDLEIVAVDLDEYRVNLVKDIVTRPVVMDGTRRANLETLGVGEMDCVVVSMGPKPEPSILAVYLLKELGAPRIIGKAISDDHEKILFLVGATEVSYPERDIARKIGFHIRYENTLNYLPIESGYVIQEIAPADSFVGKTLDKIQMRRKYNVTIIAVKSHVPEETFINPGADYVIRNSDNLLVFGSEEAVSRLHKQMNKGRSA; translated from the coding sequence GTGAAAAAAATCGTCATCATCGGACTCGGCAGTTTCGGGATCAACCTGGTGCGCACGCTGTCCCAGGAAAAGGACCTGGAAATCGTTGCTGTTGACTTGGACGAATACAGGGTCAACCTGGTTAAGGATATCGTCACCCGTCCGGTTGTCATGGACGGCACGCGGCGGGCGAACTTGGAGACTCTGGGGGTTGGGGAGATGGACTGTGTCGTTGTCTCCATGGGACCCAAACCGGAACCCAGCATTCTTGCTGTGTACCTTCTCAAGGAGTTGGGCGCCCCCAGAATCATCGGCAAGGCGATTTCTGATGATCATGAAAAGATCCTCTTTCTTGTGGGAGCCACGGAGGTTTCCTATCCCGAGCGGGATATCGCCCGCAAGATCGGTTTTCACATCCGCTATGAAAACACACTGAACTATCTGCCCATTGAGTCGGGTTATGTCATCCAGGAAATCGCTCCGGCGGATTCCTTTGTCGGGAAAACTCTCGATAAAATCCAAATGCGCCGAAAATACAATGTCACGATCATCGCCGTCAAATCTCATGTCCCCGAAGAAACCTTCATCAATCCCGGGGCGGACTATGTGATCAGGAACAGCGACAACCTGTTGGTTTTCGGCTCGGAGGAAGCCGTCTCCAGGCTGCATAAGCAAATGAACAAAGGCCGTTCTGCGTAG
- a CDS encoding TrkH family potassium uptake protein: MVGTLMLRLPSATHAQFLPLEDALFTATSAVTVTGLIVCDTPVDFTRFGQIVILVLIQLGGLGFMSFSTLIILLFGRPLSLTDRSLIISDFTTGSARNIRSIVIRIFLFTITFETVGAVVLYFQFSHLEGSRRLFSAVFHAVSAFCNAGFSLFSNSLRDFTASPGINLTFIVLILAGGIGFVVLKDIAGCLSFRNRVVCRISLHSKVVLTVSGLLVLAGFLVIWLEELSNPTKSLAGGSRLLASLFQSITARTAGFNTIEMNILSPASLFMIMILMFIGASPGSTGGGVKTTSVGMVFAYIRSLLRGRDRVSLHYRRISGKNIEKALLVIVLSLGVVVISFLLLASFQPGLPFQDLLFETISAFGTVGLSLGVTPQMSLPSKIVIMITMLIGRVGPLTLLIALSRKESRAEFQYPEESIMIG, encoded by the coding sequence ATGGTGGGCACTCTGATGCTGCGGCTGCCCTCAGCCACCCACGCCCAGTTCCTGCCCCTGGAAGATGCTCTCTTTACCGCCACGTCGGCGGTCACCGTCACGGGGCTCATCGTCTGTGACACCCCCGTCGATTTCACGCGATTCGGTCAGATCGTGATTCTGGTCCTCATCCAGCTCGGAGGCTTGGGGTTCATGAGCTTTTCCACCCTGATTATACTCCTCTTTGGGCGTCCTTTGTCTCTCACCGACCGGAGCCTTATCATCAGCGACTTCACCACCGGTTCAGCCCGCAACATCCGAAGCATCGTCATACGCATTTTTCTGTTCACCATAACTTTTGAGACCGTCGGAGCTGTCGTGCTCTATTTTCAGTTCTCTCACCTGGAGGGCAGCCGGCGGCTTTTCTCCGCGGTGTTCCATGCCGTTTCGGCTTTTTGTAACGCCGGCTTCTCCTTGTTCTCCAACAGCTTGAGGGACTTCACCGCATCGCCGGGGATCAATTTGACCTTCATCGTTCTGATCTTGGCGGGCGGTATCGGCTTTGTCGTACTTAAAGATATAGCAGGATGTCTAAGTTTCCGGAACCGTGTCGTTTGCCGAATCAGCCTGCATTCCAAAGTGGTCCTGACGGTGAGCGGCCTTCTCGTTCTGGCGGGATTCCTGGTGATTTGGCTGGAGGAGCTCTCCAATCCCACGAAATCCCTCGCCGGCGGCTCACGATTGCTGGCATCGCTTTTCCAGTCCATTACGGCAAGGACGGCGGGATTCAATACCATCGAGATGAACATCCTTTCGCCGGCCTCCTTGTTCATGATCATGATCCTGATGTTCATCGGTGCCTCACCGGGCTCCACCGGGGGCGGTGTTAAAACAACCAGCGTGGGGATGGTCTTTGCCTACATTCGTTCTCTTTTGCGCGGACGGGATCGGGTCAGCCTTCATTACCGCCGCATCTCAGGAAAAAACATTGAAAAGGCCCTCCTTGTCATCGTTTTGTCATTGGGCGTGGTGGTGATCAGCTTCCTGCTGTTAGCCAGCTTTCAACCCGGGCTTCCCTTTCAGGACCTGCTCTTTGAAACGATCTCCGCTTTCGGCACCGTGGGATTGAGCTTGGGAGTCACACCTCAGATGAGCCTGCCCTCCAAGATCGTCATCATGATCACGATGCTCATCGGGCGTGTGGGGCCCCTCACTCTGCTCATTGCCCTGAGCCGCAAAGAATCCCGGGCGGAGTTCCAATATCCGGAAGAAAGCATCATGATCGGGTGA
- a CDS encoding M12 family metallo-peptidase, with the protein MKHPRIFGSPAKTAAVLILLLLGSVLSGWAEEIRLFERGAPAGLMPAPPPDFPAAVRMRPVALAPQVRTPGLLTEGDTLVLDLFPDRVYRARIDRTDVNVNGTLTIRGRIEGHPLGYVLISTTEGRSLAAVRIPETSERYLIQSEPSSARTHYLIEPLADLLDVAPVGPSRRPPPPTIQENVEIAGIKEKIAASGPEDPAYIDVMIVYTPAARDWADASGGGIANVVAQAMAKAQLALDNSNTILTISLVRSLEVDYMESGDSEVDIDRLTFHAGYDPWDRDPDRYMDEVHEWRDRYGADLVSMFARVDDVGGLGWLLDRPSGRSRLGFSLARIQQAAHTFTHIHEMGHNMGCDHHRDQNEQPGPGLFDYSAGWRWVGDSGGRFCSIMTYESGQYFADGQRHIRTAHFSNPDILHQGVSTGLADKADNARNIREVKHVVAAYRTVPTIRLTIMAGSGGTTDPAPGIRSYIVGDKAVVTAVPSNHHAFVEWSGDASGSANPIEIVMDRDKIVRANFRIVQPPANVSGRRIENRSLLQREHINILRWQSNSANEGIAISSYRIYRIEGGLRILIGETSSAVFEYWHRNVSASGPYVYEIVAVGSGGRDGLPASMTIR; encoded by the coding sequence ATGAAACATCCACGAATTTTCGGCTCCCCAGCCAAAACGGCCGCCGTTCTGATTCTTCTCCTCCTCGGATCCGTCCTTTCGGGATGGGCCGAGGAGATCCGCCTTTTTGAGCGCGGCGCACCCGCGGGCCTCATGCCGGCGCCTCCGCCGGACTTTCCGGCGGCGGTGAGAATGCGTCCCGTCGCTCTGGCACCGCAGGTCCGAACGCCCGGCCTTCTCACCGAAGGCGATACCCTCGTTCTCGATCTTTTCCCCGACAGGGTCTACAGAGCCCGGATCGACCGTACGGACGTCAATGTCAACGGCACGCTGACGATCCGAGGTCGGATCGAGGGACATCCCCTGGGCTATGTGCTCATCTCCACGACTGAGGGGCGCAGCCTGGCTGCCGTCCGGATCCCCGAAACGAGCGAACGCTATCTTATTCAAAGCGAGCCCTCCTCCGCCCGCACGCATTACCTGATCGAGCCGCTGGCCGATCTTCTGGATGTGGCTCCGGTCGGCCCGTCCCGTCGACCCCCTCCCCCGACGATTCAGGAAAACGTGGAAATTGCTGGAATAAAAGAAAAGATAGCCGCCTCCGGACCGGAAGATCCGGCCTACATCGACGTGATGATCGTCTACACACCGGCGGCCCGGGATTGGGCCGATGCCTCGGGCGGCGGGATCGCCAATGTCGTCGCCCAGGCCATGGCAAAGGCTCAGCTGGCTCTTGACAACAGCAACACGATCCTGACCATATCCCTGGTCCGATCGTTGGAAGTCGATTACATGGAAAGCGGGGATTCCGAAGTCGACATCGACCGGCTGACGTTCCATGCGGGTTATGATCCATGGGATCGCGATCCCGACCGATACATGGACGAAGTTCATGAGTGGCGGGATCGATACGGTGCGGACCTGGTGTCCATGTTCGCCCGCGTCGATGATGTGGGGGGCCTCGGCTGGCTTCTGGACCGGCCTTCCGGACGTTCCCGGTTGGGTTTTTCTCTGGCTCGGATTCAGCAGGCGGCTCATACCTTCACCCATATCCACGAAATGGGCCACAACATGGGCTGCGATCATCACAGGGATCAGAACGAGCAACCGGGCCCGGGGTTGTTCGACTACTCGGCGGGCTGGCGCTGGGTCGGAGACAGCGGCGGCCGGTTCTGCTCGATCATGACTTACGAATCCGGGCAATACTTCGCCGACGGGCAGCGCCACATCCGGACGGCCCATTTTTCAAACCCGGATATTCTCCATCAGGGTGTCTCCACGGGCCTTGCCGATAAAGCCGACAATGCCCGCAACATCCGCGAGGTCAAACATGTCGTGGCGGCCTATCGCACCGTTCCAACGATCCGGCTGACGATCATGGCCGGGTCCGGGGGAACAACGGACCCGGCGCCCGGCATTCGCTCTTATATCGTCGGAGACAAAGCCGTCGTCACCGCTGTTCCTTCCAACCATCATGCTTTCGTCGAGTGGTCCGGAGACGCCTCGGGCTCCGCCAACCCGATCGAAATCGTCATGGACCGCGATAAAATCGTCAGGGCGAATTTCCGGATCGTTCAGCCGCCCGCGAATGTTTCCGGCCGCCGGATCGAAAACCGGTCTCTTCTGCAGCGGGAACATATCAACATCCTGCGCTGGCAATCCAACTCGGCAAACGAGGGGATTGCGATCTCGTCCTACCGCATTTATCGGATCGAAGGCGGCTTGCGGATTCTGATCGGCGAAACGTCATCCGCCGTTTTTGAATATTGGCACCGCAACGTCAGCGCGTCCGGGCCCTATGTCTACGAGATCGTCGCCGTCGGCTCGGGCGGCCGGGACGGACTTCCGGCCTCGATGACGATCCGTTAA
- a CDS encoding protein kinase, translating into MTMSAGSRLGPYSIVAPLGAGGMGEVYRARDERLQRDVAIKVLPTAIAGDPDRLARFEREARALARLSHPAVLSIFDFGKEGETTYAVTELLEGETLRERLGHEHLSWRRAVDTAAALAEGLAAAHGAGIVHRDLKPENIFLTRDGRVKILDFGLARTEPVRPVEGATLSLAPPDTAPGAVLGTVGYMAPEQVRGEPADARSDIFALGCVLYEMLTGRRAFKRDTPVETMTAILKDPVPEMDLPGTDISSDLDRIVGRCLEKNPGERFQSACDLAFSLRETAKPGDHPASVPPAPRRGLQIAGAVFAVLLVTAAAVFLWRSGILMRKSGPAGPAEGERVAVLPFENLGSGDDAYFAAGVTDEITGRLASVQGLVVVSRTSAALYAGSTKSPRQIGDELGVRYLLTGTVRWARGQDIPDRVRITPELIRVDDDTNLWSNVYEFTMDDIFGVQSAIAREVVSRLGLTLLEHKPDSLEERPTVNMEAYQAFLRGRFLAGQPHFTLSTWLSALGDFERAADLDPDFALAWTFLSRAHARLVYYRHDLTPERRDLARRALDQAAGLAPESPDVHLAAGYYHLWVERDTEAARTEFEAASKGMPNSVEIQAALGELFRMHGEWERGLEAYKIAASLSPRDGSAMVDVAETLWWLRRYPEAAEAADRAIALSPDQAWPYLVKVFNLWSWRGSDGLAEARSALEFLPKDHEWTELCWFWQESSEGRFAEAIRRMESDPEGWIRLKVQAAPKVLLAAVLRASLGEKEKAREGFETAIRMLEAEVRARPRNALYHSSLGVAYAGLDRREEAVREGQLGVELLPVSKDAVYGIPGELELAQIYTILGDTERAIEQLEYLLSRPGWVSVPYIRMDYRFPALKRDHRFEELLVKHETTTLAARPKNSMRSPIRAPIRGEVLSPS; encoded by the coding sequence ATGACGATGTCAGCCGGATCACGCCTCGGTCCTTACAGCATCGTCGCCCCCCTGGGCGCCGGCGGCATGGGCGAAGTCTACCGGGCCCGGGACGAAAGGCTGCAACGGGACGTTGCGATCAAGGTGCTGCCCACGGCGATCGCCGGTGACCCCGACCGCCTGGCCAGATTTGAGCGGGAGGCGAGGGCTCTGGCCCGGCTGTCACATCCGGCTGTTCTTTCGATCTTCGACTTCGGGAAAGAGGGCGAGACCACCTATGCCGTCACCGAGCTTCTTGAAGGCGAAACTCTGCGCGAGCGTCTCGGGCATGAACACCTGTCGTGGCGTCGGGCCGTGGACACGGCCGCGGCTCTCGCCGAGGGGCTGGCGGCGGCCCACGGCGCCGGAATCGTCCACCGCGACCTGAAACCCGAAAACATCTTTCTCACCCGTGACGGACGCGTGAAGATCCTCGACTTCGGGCTGGCCCGGACCGAACCGGTCCGACCGGTCGAAGGAGCGACGTTGTCGCTCGCACCGCCGGATACCGCGCCCGGGGCCGTGCTCGGAACGGTCGGGTACATGGCACCGGAACAGGTGCGTGGCGAACCCGCCGACGCCCGCTCCGACATTTTTGCTCTTGGCTGCGTACTTTACGAGATGCTGACCGGCCGGAGGGCTTTCAAACGGGACACTCCCGTGGAGACGATGACCGCAATCCTGAAGGACCCGGTCCCCGAAATGGATCTCCCCGGCACCGACATCTCTTCCGATCTCGACCGGATCGTCGGCCGCTGCCTCGAGAAAAATCCCGGAGAGCGCTTTCAGTCGGCGTGCGACCTGGCCTTCAGCCTCCGCGAAACGGCGAAACCGGGCGATCATCCCGCATCGGTTCCCCCGGCGCCGAGGCGCGGCCTGCAGATTGCGGGCGCCGTTTTCGCCGTTTTGCTCGTAACGGCCGCCGCCGTATTTTTATGGAGAAGCGGAATCCTTATGAGAAAGAGCGGTCCGGCCGGCCCGGCCGAAGGCGAGCGCGTCGCGGTGCTGCCCTTTGAAAACCTGGGCTCGGGGGACGATGCCTACTTCGCCGCGGGCGTCACGGACGAGATCACCGGACGCCTGGCTTCGGTCCAGGGGCTGGTTGTCGTCTCACGGACATCCGCGGCCCTGTACGCAGGATCGACCAAGAGTCCCCGCCAGATCGGCGATGAACTCGGCGTAAGGTATCTGCTCACCGGAACAGTCCGCTGGGCTCGCGGACAGGACATACCCGACAGGGTCCGCATCACACCCGAACTCATCCGCGTCGATGACGACACAAATCTCTGGTCCAATGTCTATGAATTCACCATGGACGACATCTTCGGCGTTCAGTCGGCGATCGCCCGGGAGGTCGTCTCCCGGCTCGGTCTCACCCTGCTCGAACACAAACCCGATTCTCTCGAGGAACGGCCGACCGTGAACATGGAGGCGTATCAGGCGTTTCTGCGAGGAAGATTTCTGGCCGGACAGCCTCACTTCACCCTTTCGACTTGGCTTTCTGCGCTCGGCGATTTCGAGCGCGCGGCCGATCTCGATCCCGATTTCGCGCTGGCCTGGACGTTTCTTTCCAGGGCCCATGCACGCCTTGTCTATTATCGCCATGATCTGACTCCGGAGCGGCGCGATCTGGCCCGCCGTGCCCTGGACCAGGCCGCCGGGCTCGCTCCCGAATCGCCGGATGTGCATCTGGCAGCCGGTTACTACCACTTGTGGGTGGAGCGGGATACCGAGGCCGCCCGAACCGAGTTCGAGGCCGCCTCCAAGGGAATGCCCAACAGCGTCGAGATCCAGGCGGCCCTGGGAGAGCTTTTCCGCATGCACGGCGAATGGGAGCGCGGGCTCGAAGCCTACAAAATAGCCGCTTCGCTCAGTCCCCGGGACGGATCGGCGATGGTCGACGTGGCCGAGACATTGTGGTGGCTGCGCCGCTATCCCGAGGCGGCCGAGGCGGCCGACCGGGCTATCGCCCTTTCTCCCGACCAGGCCTGGCCGTATCTAGTAAAAGTGTTCAATCTCTGGAGCTGGAGGGGAAGCGACGGCCTGGCCGAGGCTCGCTCGGCGCTGGAGTTCCTCCCCAAGGACCATGAGTGGACCGAGCTGTGCTGGTTCTGGCAGGAGAGCAGTGAAGGGCGTTTTGCCGAAGCCATCCGGCGCATGGAGTCTGACCCGGAAGGCTGGATCCGCCTCAAGGTCCAGGCCGCCCCAAAGGTCCTCCTCGCAGCGGTGCTGCGGGCTTCGCTCGGGGAGAAGGAAAAGGCCCGGGAGGGATTTGAGACCGCGATCCGGATGCTCGAGGCCGAGGTCCGGGCCAGGCCCAGGAACGCCCTCTACCACAGCTCTCTCGGCGTGGCCTATGCCGGGCTGGATCGGAGGGAGGAGGCTGTACGCGAGGGCCAACTCGGCGTCGAGCTCCTGCCGGTGTCGAAGGACGCAGTGTACGGGATACCGGGCGAACTCGAACTCGCGCAAATCTACACGATCCTCGGCGACACTGAGAGGGCGATCGAGCAGCTCGAGTATCTCCTTTCACGACCGGGTTGGGTCAGTGTGCCTTATATCAGGATGGACTACCGCTTCCCCGCACTGAAGAGGGATCACCGCTTCGAGGAGCTGCTGGTCAAACACGAAACAACAACTCTCGCGGCAAGACCCAAGAATTCGATGAGATCGCCGATAAGAGCCCCAATTCGAGGGGAGGTCTTGTCGCCGTCGTGA